In one Prosthecochloris aestuarii DSM 271 genomic region, the following are encoded:
- the bchH gene encoding magnesium chelatase subunit H, with the protein MAQQRKIVAIVGLEQYNTNLWKKISKQLEKEAQLTQWSDVDLEKQNPLAAEAISEADCVFMSMIQFKDQVQWFREQLENASNKEKTVFIFESMPEAMALTKVGDYVVTEGKGGMPDAVKNIAKMLVKGRDEDALYGYMKLMKIMRTILPLVPKKAKDFKNWLLVYSYWMQPTAENIANMFRLILKEYFNEPVTVGPIVDVPNMGLYHPDAPAYFKDVKSYKSWSKKQGFNLSKGQNVALLFFRKHLLQEKTYIDNTIREFQKQGINIFPAFVMGVEGHVLVRDWLLKEKIDLLVNMMGFGLVGGPAGSTKPGTAAEARAEIMSRLDAPYIVSQPLLVQDFESWHELGVSPMQVTFTYSIPEMDGAVCPVILGALRDGKVETVPDRLSRLALLSKQWLRLRAASNKEKKLAFVVYDYPPGLGKKASAALLDVPRSLFEILKRLKKEGYNVGTLPSGPEELFKMLDRATDYQLQNSKPDAYKVNRETYRKITSARERERIEERWQNFPGEIVPIGDEEVFTGGIRFGNVFIGVQPRLAVQGDPMRLLFDKANTPHHQYISFYRWISREFEAHALIHVGMHGSVEWMPGLQTGLTGDCWPDALLGEVPHFYIYPINNPSEASIAKRRGLATMVSHVVPPLSRAGLYKELPALKDLLADYRERNLGESSEAGDVETAIMQKAELLNLTDDCPHREGESFRDFVSRLYSYIQELETRLISNSLHVFGEASPQDSQLITVTETLKNRSDNGIGIPALFMKYSGRNGHYSSYEELARRSRNGEDEAVTLREWVEDSCRTFFEKVLFERQQPGAVFASITGGEALPEEYSGMVNTIIGEGARMLQALRDNTGEMDALTTVLEGRYIPSGPGGDLVRDGINVLPSGRNIHSIDPWRIPSELAFKRGTQIADSLIQRHLEENDGQYPETIAQVLWGLDTIKTKGEAVAVVIRLMGAEPAYDESGKISHYQLTALDRLGRPRVDVLMQLSPIFRDAFGLLMDQLDRLVQEAAKVDEPYEMNFIKKHVDEALEGGADFECATARQFTQSPGTYGTYVDDMVEDSAWESDDDLDELFIRRNSSAYGGSRKGEKQSDILKSLLGTVDRVVHQVDSTEFGISDIDHYFSSSGSLQLAARKRNTRASDVKLNYVESFTSDIKLDDASKALRVEYRSKLLNPKWFEGMMKHGHSGATEISNRVTYMLGWDAVTKSVDDWVYKKTAETYALDPEMRERLAEANPEAIKNIVGRMLEAHGRGMWKADQNIIDELQEIYADLEDRLEGMHDDE; encoded by the coding sequence ATGGCACAGCAACGAAAAATAGTGGCAATTGTCGGTCTCGAGCAGTATAACACCAACCTTTGGAAAAAAATCAGCAAGCAGCTTGAAAAGGAGGCTCAGCTGACCCAGTGGAGCGATGTTGATCTCGAAAAGCAGAATCCTCTTGCCGCAGAGGCGATTTCGGAAGCTGATTGTGTTTTTATGAGCATGATTCAGTTCAAGGATCAGGTGCAGTGGTTCCGCGAGCAGCTTGAGAATGCTTCCAATAAGGAGAAGACTGTCTTTATCTTTGAGTCGATGCCCGAGGCTATGGCCTTGACCAAGGTGGGCGACTATGTCGTGACCGAAGGAAAGGGAGGGATGCCGGATGCCGTAAAAAATATTGCCAAAATGCTGGTCAAGGGTCGTGACGAGGATGCCTTGTACGGCTACATGAAGCTGATGAAAATCATGCGGACCATCCTGCCGCTCGTGCCTAAGAAGGCAAAGGATTTCAAGAACTGGCTTCTTGTTTACTCCTACTGGATGCAGCCGACCGCTGAGAATATCGCCAATATGTTTCGCCTTATTCTCAAAGAGTATTTCAACGAGCCGGTCACGGTGGGCCCGATTGTCGACGTGCCCAACATGGGCTTGTATCATCCTGATGCGCCTGCGTATTTCAAGGATGTGAAAAGTTATAAAAGCTGGTCTAAAAAACAGGGATTCAACCTCAGTAAAGGTCAGAACGTTGCCCTGCTGTTTTTCCGAAAGCATCTGCTGCAGGAAAAAACCTACATCGATAATACCATCAGGGAGTTCCAGAAACAGGGGATCAACATTTTTCCGGCTTTTGTGATGGGTGTTGAAGGACATGTTCTGGTTCGCGACTGGCTGCTGAAGGAAAAGATCGATCTGCTTGTCAACATGATGGGGTTTGGTCTCGTCGGCGGTCCTGCCGGATCGACCAAGCCGGGGACGGCTGCAGAGGCTCGCGCAGAAATCATGAGTCGTCTTGATGCCCCGTATATCGTTTCACAACCATTGCTGGTGCAGGATTTTGAGTCGTGGCACGAGTTGGGGGTTTCACCCATGCAGGTCACGTTTACCTATTCTATTCCTGAAATGGATGGAGCGGTCTGTCCGGTCATTCTCGGTGCATTGAGAGATGGCAAGGTTGAGACTGTTCCCGACCGGCTATCCAGGCTCGCTCTGTTGAGCAAGCAGTGGCTCCGGTTGAGGGCCGCATCGAACAAGGAAAAAAAGCTTGCCTTTGTTGTTTACGACTATCCTCCGGGGCTTGGTAAAAAAGCAAGTGCAGCCCTTCTCGATGTTCCTCGTTCCCTGTTTGAAATTCTGAAGCGATTGAAGAAAGAGGGCTATAATGTCGGTACTCTTCCTTCCGGACCTGAAGAGCTTTTTAAAATGCTGGATCGTGCAACGGATTACCAGTTGCAGAACTCGAAACCCGATGCCTACAAAGTTAACCGGGAAACCTATCGAAAGATTACCTCGGCGCGAGAGCGTGAGCGGATCGAAGAGCGCTGGCAGAATTTTCCCGGTGAAATTGTGCCAATCGGTGATGAAGAGGTTTTTACCGGAGGTATCAGGTTCGGCAATGTCTTTATCGGTGTACAGCCAAGATTGGCGGTTCAGGGCGACCCGATGCGTCTGCTCTTCGATAAAGCCAATACGCCGCATCATCAGTATATCTCGTTCTATCGCTGGATAAGTCGTGAATTTGAAGCCCACGCATTGATTCATGTCGGTATGCACGGGTCGGTGGAGTGGATGCCCGGTCTGCAGACGGGGCTGACCGGTGATTGCTGGCCGGATGCTCTTCTTGGAGAGGTTCCTCATTTTTATATCTATCCGATCAACAACCCCAGTGAGGCTTCGATTGCCAAACGCAGGGGACTTGCGACGATGGTTTCCCATGTCGTACCACCGCTCTCAAGGGCGGGCCTCTATAAGGAGCTTCCGGCATTGAAGGACCTGCTTGCCGATTACCGGGAGCGCAATCTCGGAGAGTCGTCAGAGGCAGGCGATGTCGAGACGGCGATTATGCAGAAGGCTGAACTGCTGAACCTTACCGATGATTGTCCGCATCGTGAAGGCGAGTCGTTCCGTGATTTTGTCAGTCGTTTGTACAGTTATATCCAGGAACTGGAAACCCGTCTGATCTCCAATTCTCTCCATGTTTTCGGGGAGGCCAGTCCACAGGATTCTCAGTTGATTACGGTGACTGAAACCCTTAAAAACAGATCTGATAATGGTATCGGTATTCCTGCTCTGTTTATGAAGTATTCAGGACGCAACGGCCATTACTCCAGTTACGAGGAGCTTGCCAGACGTTCCAGAAACGGGGAGGATGAGGCTGTGACGCTTCGCGAGTGGGTGGAAGATTCCTGCCGGACGTTTTTCGAAAAAGTGCTCTTTGAACGCCAGCAGCCAGGAGCTGTTTTTGCTTCGATAACCGGTGGAGAGGCTCTGCCGGAGGAGTACAGCGGTATGGTCAATACGATTATCGGGGAAGGTGCAAGAATGCTTCAGGCGCTTCGCGATAATACAGGAGAGATGGATGCGTTGACAACAGTTCTTGAAGGGCGATATATCCCCTCCGGTCCCGGCGGCGATCTTGTTCGTGATGGTATCAATGTGCTGCCGTCAGGTCGTAATATCCATTCGATCGATCCCTGGAGGATTCCCTCTGAACTTGCGTTTAAACGTGGAACGCAGATTGCTGACAGCCTGATACAGCGGCATCTCGAAGAGAACGACGGTCAGTACCCCGAAACCATTGCCCAGGTGCTCTGGGGGCTCGATACCATCAAGACGAAAGGTGAGGCTGTTGCTGTTGTGATCCGTCTGATGGGAGCAGAGCCGGCTTATGATGAATCAGGCAAGATCAGTCACTACCAGCTTACCGCTCTCGATCGTCTTGGACGACCTCGTGTCGATGTGCTCATGCAGCTCAGCCCGATTTTCCGCGATGCGTTCGGGCTCCTGATGGATCAGCTCGATCGCCTGGTTCAGGAGGCCGCTAAGGTTGATGAGCCATATGAGATGAACTTCATTAAAAAACATGTCGATGAGGCGCTCGAAGGCGGTGCTGACTTTGAGTGTGCAACTGCCCGCCAGTTCACCCAGTCTCCCGGGACCTATGGAACATACGTGGATGACATGGTTGAGGATTCCGCCTGGGAGAGCGATGACGATCTTGACGAACTCTTCATCCGTCGAAACAGCAGCGCCTATGGCGGATCGAGAAAAGGTGAAAAACAGAGCGATATTCTCAAAAGCCTGCTCGGGACCGTTGACAGGGTCGTTCACCAGGTCGATTCAACAGAATTCGGTATTTCCGATATCGACCACTACTTCTCATCATCCGGTTCGCTGCAGCTTGCAGCCCGCAAGCGCAATACCAGGGCGAGCGATGTGAAGCTCAACTATGTCGAGTCATTTACCTCCGACATCAAACTCGACGATGCCAGCAAGGCGTTGCGCGTCGAGTACCGCTCCAAGCTCCTGAACCCGAAATGGTTCGAGGGAATGATGAAGCATGGTCACAGCGGAGCGACCGAGATCAGCAACAGGGTGACCTATATGCTTGGCTGGGATGCGGTGACTAAAAGCGTCGATGACTGGGTGTATAAAAAAACCGCGGAAACCTATGCTCTCGATCCCGAGATGCGAGAGCGGCTTGCCGAAGCAAACCCTGAGGCAATCAAGAACATTGTCGGCAGAATGCTCGAAGCCCACGGCAGAGGCATGTGGAAGGCCGACCAGAATATCATCGATGAGCTTCAGGAGATCTACGCCGACCTCGAGGATCGGCTTGAAGGGATGCACGATGATGAATGA
- the lpdA gene encoding dihydrolipoyl dehydrogenase translates to MHTQSDFDLAVIGSGPGGFEAAVRAARKGLTVCVIERGALGGVCVNWGCIPTKALLRSAEIFRLAGESSAFGLDIEASSIDLARAVKRSRKVVLLASKGVESALKKNKVTVFQGEATFVDERTLRVSRDGQEDERLTAKHIIIASGARPREIPVLPVDGRHIMTSREALALKSAPERMIVVGGGAIGLEMAWYYHSAGTKVTVLEMLPRLLPLEDKEVSEGLERLLKKAGISIHCEAAVVSASAGDDGIVDAVVRMKDGSEQKMQGECLLVAAGVVPNSGGLQLDAAGVILERGFIATDAQCRTNVDHIYAIGDVRGGMQLAHKASAEAVIAVESITGGNPMPIDDAMVPRCVYVEPAVAAIGASQEDAAAEGREVMVGRAMFAASGKASAYGFRDGFVKLIFDAGSGVMIGGHVLGHGAVELIGELSLAMRLGATADQIASTIHAHPTLSETVREAAENAVVA, encoded by the coding sequence ATGCATACGCAATCAGATTTCGATCTTGCCGTTATTGGCTCCGGTCCCGGTGGATTCGAGGCCGCAGTGCGTGCGGCCCGCAAAGGGTTAACGGTCTGTGTGATAGAGCGGGGGGCGCTTGGCGGGGTTTGCGTCAACTGGGGCTGTATTCCAACCAAGGCATTGCTGCGAAGTGCGGAGATTTTCCGCCTTGCCGGAGAGTCGTCAGCATTCGGGCTCGATATCGAAGCATCGAGTATTGATCTTGCCCGGGCAGTCAAGCGGAGCCGAAAGGTGGTCCTTCTGGCGTCGAAAGGTGTTGAATCGGCATTGAAAAAAAACAAGGTTACCGTTTTTCAGGGTGAGGCGACGTTTGTCGATGAGCGAACGCTCAGAGTCAGCCGGGACGGTCAGGAGGATGAGAGACTTACCGCAAAACATATCATTATCGCAAGTGGCGCTCGCCCACGCGAGATTCCTGTTCTTCCTGTTGATGGACGCCATATTATGACAAGCCGAGAGGCGCTGGCGCTTAAAAGCGCTCCTGAACGAATGATCGTTGTCGGTGGCGGGGCTATTGGTCTTGAAATGGCCTGGTACTATCATTCGGCCGGGACAAAGGTGACGGTTCTTGAGATGCTGCCACGTCTTCTTCCTCTTGAGGACAAGGAGGTTTCGGAGGGCCTGGAACGGCTTCTGAAGAAAGCGGGAATATCAATACACTGTGAGGCGGCGGTTGTGTCGGCTTCGGCAGGGGACGACGGTATTGTCGATGCCGTTGTTCGAATGAAGGACGGTTCCGAGCAGAAGATGCAGGGAGAGTGCCTGCTTGTGGCAGCAGGAGTTGTGCCGAATAGCGGAGGACTTCAGCTCGATGCTGCAGGCGTGATCCTTGAGAGAGGTTTTATTGCGACCGACGCGCAGTGCAGAACCAATGTGGATCATATCTATGCTATCGGTGACGTCCGTGGCGGAATGCAGCTTGCCCATAAAGCCTCCGCCGAGGCCGTTATTGCCGTTGAGTCAATAACAGGCGGCAATCCCATGCCGATCGACGACGCTATGGTTCCTCGATGCGTCTATGTCGAGCCTGCTGTGGCAGCTATCGGTGCCAGCCAAGAGGATGCGGCAGCAGAAGGGCGTGAGGTGATGGTCGGACGGGCCATGTTTGCGGCTTCTGGCAAGGCGAGCGCCTACGGATTTCGCGACGGCTTCGTCAAGCTGATTTTTGATGCAGGAAGCGGTGTGATGATTGGTGGTCATGTGCTCGGTCACGGGGCTGTGGAACTGATCGGCGAACTGAGCCTTGCCATGCGGCTTGGAGCTACAGCCGATCAGATCGCAAGCACTATCCATGCTCACCCGACACTTTCGGAAACGGTCAGGGAAGCGGCTGAAAATGCAGTGGTCGCATGA
- the bchD gene encoding magnesium chelatase ATPase subunit D, with product MIAFTDIVGMDLAKQALMLLAIDPSLGGVVIPAAVGSGKSTLARAFQDILPEQTPFVELPLNVTEDRLIGGVDLEATLVKGARVVQHGVLSKAHEGVLYVDSLSLLDSSAVSHVMDAMSRGEVLVEREGLSEVHPSKFMIVGTYDPSDGEVRMGLLDRVGLIVPFTTQNDFRARKQILQCNIGQKDAEDTQDELRMLKGILDAARKLLPQVSMTKEQIQGLIQSAISLGVEGNRVDIFVIRAALASAALAQRTDVDEEDMKLAVKLVLVPRATCMPQREEEVEEQMPPEEEMPPEEPEAEDEEAPPDNSDPDAEEENEETPDMIEELMMDAIETELPENLMNISLASKKKSKSGSRGEALNNRRGRFVRSQPGEIRGGKVALIPTLISAAPWQESRRLERLRKTGKVSTTGLIINKEDVKVKKFRDKSGTLFIFIVDASGSMALNRMRQAKGAVSHLLQNAYVHRDQVALISFRGKEAQLLLPPSQSVDRAKRELDVLPTGGGTPLASAIYLAWETAKQARTKGVSQIMFVLITDGRGNIGLQSMMDKNAPKAPKEEIEKEVEALAASVYADGIASIVVDTQMNYLSRGEAPKLAEKLGGRYFYLPNAKAEQIAEAAMS from the coding sequence ATGATAGCATTTACCGATATTGTAGGAATGGATCTGGCCAAGCAGGCACTTATGCTGCTGGCTATAGATCCTTCTCTTGGCGGGGTTGTTATCCCGGCGGCTGTCGGCTCTGGTAAATCAACCCTTGCAAGAGCTTTTCAGGATATTCTTCCGGAACAAACGCCATTTGTTGAATTACCGCTGAACGTTACGGAAGACCGGCTTATCGGTGGCGTCGATCTCGAGGCGACCCTTGTAAAAGGAGCTCGTGTGGTCCAGCACGGTGTGCTATCCAAGGCTCACGAAGGTGTTCTGTATGTCGATTCACTGAGCCTTCTGGACAGTTCAGCAGTCTCTCATGTCATGGATGCTATGTCGAGGGGCGAGGTTCTGGTTGAACGTGAAGGATTGAGCGAGGTGCACCCGTCGAAATTCATGATTGTCGGAACATACGATCCTTCTGATGGTGAGGTGCGCATGGGATTGCTCGACAGGGTTGGTCTTATTGTGCCGTTTACCACTCAGAACGATTTTCGTGCCCGCAAACAGATTCTCCAATGCAACATAGGTCAGAAAGACGCAGAGGATACCCAGGATGAGCTGAGAATGCTCAAGGGAATTCTCGACGCGGCACGAAAGCTGCTTCCGCAGGTTTCGATGACCAAAGAGCAGATTCAGGGTCTGATCCAGTCGGCTATCAGTCTCGGCGTCGAAGGTAACCGTGTCGATATTTTTGTTATCAGGGCAGCACTGGCCAGTGCCGCGCTTGCCCAGAGGACCGATGTCGACGAAGAGGATATGAAACTTGCTGTTAAGCTTGTCCTTGTTCCGCGTGCGACATGTATGCCGCAGCGAGAAGAGGAGGTTGAGGAGCAGATGCCGCCTGAAGAGGAGATGCCGCCCGAAGAGCCGGAAGCAGAGGACGAGGAGGCTCCGCCGGACAACTCTGATCCCGATGCTGAAGAGGAGAATGAGGAGACTCCAGACATGATCGAGGAATTGATGATGGACGCTATCGAGACCGAACTGCCTGAAAACCTCATGAATATTTCGCTTGCTTCGAAAAAGAAGAGCAAGTCAGGCAGCCGCGGTGAAGCGCTCAATAACCGTCGCGGTCGTTTTGTTCGCTCCCAGCCGGGCGAAATTCGCGGTGGCAAAGTCGCTTTGATTCCAACGCTTATTTCCGCAGCCCCGTGGCAGGAGAGCAGACGTCTTGAACGTCTTCGCAAAACCGGCAAGGTCTCTACGACGGGTCTTATCATCAACAAGGAAGATGTGAAAGTCAAGAAGTTTCGTGACAAATCCGGAACGCTTTTCATTTTCATAGTCGATGCCTCCGGTTCGATGGCGCTTAACCGTATGCGTCAGGCCAAGGGTGCGGTGTCGCATCTTCTGCAGAACGCCTATGTTCATCGTGATCAGGTTGCGTTGATTTCCTTCAGGGGGAAGGAAGCGCAGCTTCTTTTGCCGCCGTCCCAGAGTGTGGACCGAGCAAAACGCGAACTCGATGTGCTCCCGACAGGCGGCGGAACACCGTTGGCTTCAGCCATCTATCTTGCCTGGGAAACCGCCAAGCAGGCCAGGACGAAAGGTGTTTCCCAGATCATGTTTGTGCTGATCACTGATGGTCGTGGTAACATCGGGCTGCAGTCCATGATGGATAAAAATGCTCCGAAAGCGCCTAAGGAAGAGATCGAGAAAGAGGTTGAAGCCCTGGCAGCATCAGTCTATGCCGACGGGATCGCATCGATCGTTGTCGATACGCAGATGAATTATCTCTCAAGAGGTGAAGCGCCTAAACTCGCTGAAAAGCTGGGGGGCAGGTATTTCTATCTTCCAAACGCAAAAGCTGAGCAGATCGCCGAAGCGGCAATGAGTTGA
- the bchI gene encoding magnesium chelatase ATPase subunit I, translating into MTQTASAAKKTASTKAKAGTGVQETSGPKKARTKKKQGQAFPFTAIVGQEEMKLSLILNIIDPRIGGVLVMGHRGTGKSTTVRALAEVLPSIERVKDDVYNRTVSQYIEMEKTDKSGKALKPEGMTVEDIQVPVVDLPLGATEDRVCGTIDIEQALTSGVKAFEPGLLAQANRGFLYIDEVNLLDDHLVDVLLDVAASGRNVVEREGISIRHPARFVLVGSGNPEEGELRPQLLDRFGLHARIITITDIERRVEIVKRRREFDDNPPAFLKKWVKEQKKLQDQILKAKTLLPKITMHDDVLTDIARLCMQLGIDGHRGELTITRTAHAFAAFKGDKEVTMEHVKEISGLALRHRLRKDPLETLDAGEKIERELAKVLGEAEEV; encoded by the coding sequence ATGACTCAAACTGCTTCAGCTGCAAAGAAAACAGCAAGTACAAAGGCCAAAGCTGGTACGGGTGTTCAGGAGACTTCCGGACCCAAAAAAGCAAGAACCAAAAAGAAGCAAGGCCAAGCGTTTCCTTTTACCGCTATTGTCGGTCAGGAGGAAATGAAATTGAGTCTGATCCTCAATATCATTGATCCGAGGATCGGCGGTGTGCTTGTCATGGGACACAGAGGTACTGGTAAAAGTACAACTGTTCGGGCGCTGGCGGAAGTGCTTCCTTCAATTGAAAGAGTAAAAGACGATGTCTACAACCGTACGGTCAGTCAGTACATCGAAATGGAAAAAACTGACAAGAGCGGCAAAGCGCTCAAGCCGGAAGGCATGACGGTTGAGGATATTCAGGTTCCTGTTGTCGACCTTCCTCTCGGTGCAACTGAAGACCGTGTTTGCGGTACGATCGATATCGAACAGGCATTGACCAGCGGTGTCAAGGCTTTTGAGCCGGGTCTTCTTGCTCAGGCTAACCGCGGTTTTCTCTATATTGACGAGGTCAACCTTCTTGATGATCACCTTGTCGACGTTCTTCTTGACGTAGCAGCCAGCGGCAGAAACGTTGTTGAGCGTGAAGGTATCAGTATCCGTCACCCTGCCAGATTCGTGCTTGTCGGTTCAGGTAACCCTGAAGAGGGCGAACTCAGGCCGCAGCTTCTCGATCGTTTCGGTCTGCATGCACGCATTATCACTATTACCGATATCGAAAGACGGGTTGAGATCGTGAAGCGTCGTCGTGAGTTTGACGATAATCCGCCGGCATTTCTCAAAAAATGGGTCAAGGAACAGAAAAAACTTCAGGACCAGATTCTCAAAGCAAAGACTCTTCTGCCGAAAATCACCATGCATGACGATGTGCTGACTGATATTGCAAGGCTCTGTATGCAGCTGGGTATTGACGGCCATCGCGGTGAACTGACCATTACCAGAACAGCTCACGCATTCGCAGCCTTCAAAGGTGACAAAGAGGTGACTATGGAGCATGTCAAAGAGATTTCCGGGCTAGCGCTTCGTCACCGTTTGCGCAAAGATCCGCTCGAGACTCTCGACGCTGGTGAAAAAATCGAACGTGAACTTGCAAAAGTGCTTGGAGAAGCAGAAGAAGTATAA
- a CDS encoding flavodoxin family protein, with translation MKVLAINGSPRKEGNTSTMLMTVLEALEKEGIETTLAQVGGTTIRSCISCYRCIERKDKQCSVKNDCFNELFQQMLEADAIILGSPTYFADITPELKALIDRAGFVSRVNGQLFRHKVGAAVISLRRGGGVHAFDSINHLFQVCQMFMVGSTYWNLGFGGRQGDEVGNDEEGMHNMADLGSSIAYLLKKLHT, from the coding sequence ATGAAAGTTCTTGCTATCAATGGAAGCCCCCGGAAAGAGGGCAATACCAGCACCATGCTCATGACCGTGCTCGAGGCGCTTGAAAAGGAAGGAATTGAAACAACCCTTGCTCAGGTTGGAGGGACAACTATTCGCAGCTGTATCTCCTGCTACCGCTGCATCGAACGCAAAGACAAGCAGTGCTCGGTAAAAAACGACTGCTTCAATGAGCTCTTTCAGCAGATGCTGGAAGCCGATGCCATCATCCTGGGCTCGCCAACATATTTTGCCGATATCACACCGGAATTAAAAGCGCTCATTGACCGGGCCGGCTTTGTTTCGAGAGTCAACGGCCAGCTTTTCCGCCACAAGGTAGGCGCTGCTGTCATCTCGCTGAGAAGGGGCGGCGGTGTGCACGCCTTTGACAGCATCAACCACCTCTTTCAAGTCTGCCAGATGTTCATGGTCGGGTCAACATACTGGAACCTCGGCTTCGGCGGACGCCAAGGCGATGAAGTCGGCAATGATGAGGAAGGCATGCACAACATGGCAGACCTCGGATCATCCATTGCCTATCTTTTAAAGAAGCTGCACACATAA
- a CDS encoding penicillin-binding transpeptidase domain-containing protein has protein sequence MNRMTLLLFLLLMLPVPSNAQDIDTSLFRGYDTAFVLHNSSTAQTESVNPELSARRLSPCSTFKIYNTLFGLELGLIKGADDPWYTWDGVQRDIEAWNHDLTLRESFRASAVPAYQVLARQIGPDRMKTFIDKIGYGTGDMASGIDTFWLPRPGKTSIMISANEQVFLLKKLLEGKLPFSKEHVAILKDIMLFKETCRGKLYGKTGSGMDEEGHWNLGWFVGFIESGGEVHIFACNITDGDNPSGLIAREIVIEVLNAKGLL, from the coding sequence ATGAACCGGATGACTCTTTTGCTTTTTCTGCTTCTCATGCTTCCCGTGCCATCCAATGCACAGGACATCGACACATCCCTGTTCAGAGGCTACGATACGGCTTTTGTGCTCCATAACAGTTCTACCGCCCAAACAGAATCTGTTAATCCCGAGCTTTCTGCCCGCCGTCTCTCGCCCTGTTCGACGTTTAAAATCTACAATACGCTCTTCGGGCTGGAACTTGGCCTGATTAAGGGAGCGGATGATCCCTGGTATACCTGGGACGGTGTTCAACGCGATATCGAAGCCTGGAACCACGATCTGACCCTTCGCGAATCGTTCCGGGCCTCGGCTGTGCCAGCCTATCAGGTCCTTGCGCGTCAGATCGGTCCGGACCGTATGAAAACCTTCATCGATAAGATTGGTTATGGAACAGGGGACATGGCATCCGGGATCGACACCTTCTGGCTGCCACGTCCCGGAAAAACATCAATCATGATCAGTGCAAATGAGCAGGTTTTTCTTCTCAAGAAGCTGCTCGAAGGAAAACTTCCGTTCTCCAAAGAGCATGTGGCAATCCTGAAGGATATCATGCTCTTCAAAGAAACCTGTAGAGGAAAACTCTACGGCAAGACCGGTTCCGGAATGGATGAAGAGGGGCACTGGAACCTGGGATGGTTTGTCGGTTTTATCGAATCCGGAGGAGAGGTGCACATCTTTGCCTGCAACATCACCGATGGCGATAATCCATCAGGACTCATTGCCCGCGAGATCGTTATAGAGGTGCTGAATGCAAAAGGTCTCCTGTAG
- a CDS encoding RluA family pseudouridine synthase, translated as MQNQPLKNELKDREEEVAEPKRITLRVARTQTPMRIDVYLAQQVENATRNKVQEAIAEHRVLVNGKTIKSNYRIKSLDSIEVTFLRPPAPELAPEDIPIDIIYEDEDLMVVNKASDMVVHPAFGNWTGTLANAILHHIGKEAGDLDCSDMRPGIVHRLDKNTSGLIIIAKNSTALHRLARQFANRQVEKKYQAIVWGVPEPATGLIKTNIGRSVRNRKVMTSYPFEGKDGKTAITEYRVQQSLCYFSLVEVTLHTGRTHQIRVHMQHLGHPILGDETYGGSSIRNLPFSKSESFVKNLLETIPRQALHAESLTFTQPTTGERLSFTAPLPEDMLTALEKIETVVRGG; from the coding sequence ATGCAAAATCAGCCGTTAAAAAACGAACTAAAAGACCGGGAAGAAGAGGTCGCCGAACCAAAAAGAATAACCCTCCGGGTAGCGCGCACACAGACACCGATGCGTATCGATGTCTACCTTGCCCAGCAGGTTGAAAACGCCACGCGCAACAAAGTTCAGGAAGCCATTGCCGAACATCGCGTACTGGTCAACGGCAAAACGATCAAGTCAAACTACCGCATCAAATCACTTGATTCGATAGAGGTCACCTTTTTGCGGCCGCCGGCGCCGGAGCTCGCACCGGAAGACATTCCGATTGACATTATCTATGAAGACGAAGACCTCATGGTAGTCAATAAGGCTTCCGATATGGTGGTGCATCCGGCATTCGGCAACTGGACCGGCACTCTGGCCAACGCCATTCTTCACCACATCGGAAAAGAGGCCGGGGATCTTGACTGTTCCGATATGCGCCCGGGCATTGTTCACCGTCTCGACAAGAACACTTCCGGGCTGATCATTATAGCCAAAAACAGCACCGCCCTTCACCGGCTTGCCCGACAGTTCGCAAACCGTCAGGTTGAAAAAAAATACCAGGCAATCGTCTGGGGAGTCCCTGAGCCTGCGACGGGGCTTATCAAAACCAATATCGGCAGATCGGTACGAAACAGGAAAGTCATGACCAGCTATCCGTTTGAAGGAAAAGACGGAAAAACAGCGATCACCGAATACCGGGTCCAGCAAAGCCTTTGCTATTTTTCACTTGTCGAAGTCACGCTCCACACTGGCAGGACGCATCAGATACGCGTCCACATGCAGCACCTGGGCCACCCGATTCTCGGAGACGAAACCTATGGCGGAAGCAGCATCAGAAATCTCCCGTTCAGTAAAAGCGAGAGTTTTGTCAAAAATCTGCTCGAAACCATCCCCCGCCAGGCCCTCCACGCCGAAAGCCTGACCTTCACACAGCCCACCACCGGTGAAAGGCTCTCCTTCACCGCCCCGCTACCCGAAGACATGCTGACAGCTCTGGAAAAAATTGAGACCGTAGTAAGGGGAGGGTGA